One window of Papaver somniferum cultivar HN1 chromosome 9, ASM357369v1, whole genome shotgun sequence genomic DNA carries:
- the LOC113314392 gene encoding uncharacterized protein LOC113314392 isoform X3, translated as MLIKWAWKLVTKMIRIIIRALESVFSSCVFRFQRKLFGVQVTRVFPLAFPENNSFQVCIEAAVLSSIKEQYRGYNTFKIVKAMAAAGKIAVGEFLQGSQRQNLFLQRNVSKQRCRLLCSSLQRQSLSRRTTGRGLRSTSKSLLPVKPRVLVLGEASSYFDQNFMKSGNSGEKVKETPYLASKLRILTEGASDYGKFGEPLIQGYTRTFDGANVLSEAISEHGISTDGGTDSLPVSAHASGEVVEVPGDLVSTVYATSPDIALTVTEDLSHGDDGVLLAVPKKRTSISKKRIRKNVWKRKGYQAALKAYSLAKSLSTGNSRSFFYSRNNVKSCVP; from the exons ATGCTTATAAAGTGGGCTTGGAAACTGGTTACTAAAATGATACGGATTATCATTCGAGCACTTGAAAGTGTTTTTAGTAGTTGTGTTTTCCGTTTTCAAAGAAAACTTTTCGGGGTTCAAGTGACAAGGGTTTTTCCGTTGGCTTTCCCTGAAAACAATTC ATTTCAGGTATGTATCGAGGCTGCTGTTTTGAGCAGCATTAAGGAGCAATATCGGGGTTATAATACATTCAAAATCG TTAAAGCAATGGCTGCTGCAGGGAAGATTGCAGTGGGAGAATTCCTGCAG GGTTCGCAGAGGCAGAACCTGTTTTTGCAGAGAAATGTATCTAAACAGCGATGTAGGCTACTTTGCAGTTCCCTACAAAGACAAAGCCTTTCACGAAGGACAACTGGTAGAGGTCTAAGATCAACATCAAAAAGCTTGCTTCCTGTAAAGCCTagagttttggttttaggagAGGCGAGTAGTTATTTTGATCAAAATTTCATGAAGAGCGGAAATTCTGGTGAGAAAGTTAAGGAAACACCTTACTTGGCTTCTAAACTACGGATACTCACTGAGGGTGCATCAGATTATGGAAAATTTGGTGAACCCTTGATTCAGGGATACACGAGAACTTTTGACGGTGCTAATGTATTATCCGAAGCAATTTCTGAACATGGTATATCGACAGATGGGGGCACAGACAGTTTACCCGTGTCTGCTCATGCTTCTGGTGAAGTTGTGGAGGTTCCTGGAGACCTTGTTAGTACTGTATATGCCACTTCCCCAGATATAGCATTGACGGTGACCGAGGATTTGAGTCATGGAGATGATGGTGTCCTTTTGGCAGTTCCGAAGAAACGCACATCGATATCTAAAAAGCGTATCCGTAAAAACGTCTGGAAAAGAAAAGGATATCAGGCAGCACTGAAGGCTTATTCTTTAGCAAAATCTCTTTCTACCGGGAATTCAAGAAGTTTCTTTTATTCTAGAAACAA TGTAAAATCATGTGTGCCATGA
- the LOC113314392 gene encoding uncharacterized protein LOC113314392 isoform X2: MLIKWAWKLVTKMIRIIIRALESVFSSCVFRFQRKLFGVQVTRVFPLAFPENNSFQVCIEAAVLSSIKEQYRGYNTFKIVKAMAAAGKIAVGEFLQGSQRQNLFLQRNVSKQRCRLLCSSLQRQSLSRRTTGRGLRSTSKSLLPVKPRVLVLGEASSYFDQNFMKSGNSGEKVKETPYLASKLRILTEGASDYGKFGEPLIQGYTRTFDGANVLSEAISEHGISTDGGTDSLPVSAHASGEVVEVPGDLVSTVYATSPDIALTVTEDLSHGDDGVLLAVPKKRTSISKKRIRKNVWKRKGYQAALKAYSLAKSLSTGNSRSFFYSRNKRDVMFVLFNRKRQYLSTRWKILLLFFCSVTRI; encoded by the exons ATGCTTATAAAGTGGGCTTGGAAACTGGTTACTAAAATGATACGGATTATCATTCGAGCACTTGAAAGTGTTTTTAGTAGTTGTGTTTTCCGTTTTCAAAGAAAACTTTTCGGGGTTCAAGTGACAAGGGTTTTTCCGTTGGCTTTCCCTGAAAACAATTC ATTTCAGGTATGTATCGAGGCTGCTGTTTTGAGCAGCATTAAGGAGCAATATCGGGGTTATAATACATTCAAAATCG TTAAAGCAATGGCTGCTGCAGGGAAGATTGCAGTGGGAGAATTCCTGCAG GGTTCGCAGAGGCAGAACCTGTTTTTGCAGAGAAATGTATCTAAACAGCGATGTAGGCTACTTTGCAGTTCCCTACAAAGACAAAGCCTTTCACGAAGGACAACTGGTAGAGGTCTAAGATCAACATCAAAAAGCTTGCTTCCTGTAAAGCCTagagttttggttttaggagAGGCGAGTAGTTATTTTGATCAAAATTTCATGAAGAGCGGAAATTCTGGTGAGAAAGTTAAGGAAACACCTTACTTGGCTTCTAAACTACGGATACTCACTGAGGGTGCATCAGATTATGGAAAATTTGGTGAACCCTTGATTCAGGGATACACGAGAACTTTTGACGGTGCTAATGTATTATCCGAAGCAATTTCTGAACATGGTATATCGACAGATGGGGGCACAGACAGTTTACCCGTGTCTGCTCATGCTTCTGGTGAAGTTGTGGAGGTTCCTGGAGACCTTGTTAGTACTGTATATGCCACTTCCCCAGATATAGCATTGACGGTGACCGAGGATTTGAGTCATGGAGATGATGGTGTCCTTTTGGCAGTTCCGAAGAAACGCACATCGATATCTAAAAAGCGTATCCGTAAAAACGTCTGGAAAAGAAAAGGATATCAGGCAGCACTGAAGGCTTATTCTTTAGCAAAATCTCTTTCTACCGGGAATTCAAGAAGTTTCTTTTATTCTAGAAACAA GAGGGATGTTATGTTTGTTTTATTCAATAGAAAAAGACAGTACTTGAGCACAAGATGGAAAattttacttttgtttttctGTTCAGTAACTAgaatatga
- the LOC113314392 gene encoding uncharacterized protein LOC113314392 isoform X1 has protein sequence MLIKWAWKLVTKMIRIIIRALESVFSSCVFRFQRKLFGVQVTRVFPLAFPENNSFQVCIEAAVLSSIKEQYRGYNTFKIVKAMAAAGKIAVGEFLQGSQRQNLFLQRNVSKQRCRLLCSSLQRQSLSRRTTGRGLRSTSKSLLPVKPRVLVLGEASSYFDQNFMKSGNSGEKVKETPYLASKLRILTEGASDYGKFGEPLIQGYTRTFDGANVLSEAISEHGISTDGGTDSLPVSAHASGEVVEVPGDLVSTVYATSPDIALTVTEDLSHGDDGVLLAVPKKRTSISKKRIRKNVWKRKGYQAALKAYSLAKSLSTGNSRSFFYSRNKPVCSSNHEKHSVLDLSLQRSPPCNSIVTIKYRLFINLSSSITSLKC, from the exons ATGCTTATAAAGTGGGCTTGGAAACTGGTTACTAAAATGATACGGATTATCATTCGAGCACTTGAAAGTGTTTTTAGTAGTTGTGTTTTCCGTTTTCAAAGAAAACTTTTCGGGGTTCAAGTGACAAGGGTTTTTCCGTTGGCTTTCCCTGAAAACAATTC ATTTCAGGTATGTATCGAGGCTGCTGTTTTGAGCAGCATTAAGGAGCAATATCGGGGTTATAATACATTCAAAATCG TTAAAGCAATGGCTGCTGCAGGGAAGATTGCAGTGGGAGAATTCCTGCAG GGTTCGCAGAGGCAGAACCTGTTTTTGCAGAGAAATGTATCTAAACAGCGATGTAGGCTACTTTGCAGTTCCCTACAAAGACAAAGCCTTTCACGAAGGACAACTGGTAGAGGTCTAAGATCAACATCAAAAAGCTTGCTTCCTGTAAAGCCTagagttttggttttaggagAGGCGAGTAGTTATTTTGATCAAAATTTCATGAAGAGCGGAAATTCTGGTGAGAAAGTTAAGGAAACACCTTACTTGGCTTCTAAACTACGGATACTCACTGAGGGTGCATCAGATTATGGAAAATTTGGTGAACCCTTGATTCAGGGATACACGAGAACTTTTGACGGTGCTAATGTATTATCCGAAGCAATTTCTGAACATGGTATATCGACAGATGGGGGCACAGACAGTTTACCCGTGTCTGCTCATGCTTCTGGTGAAGTTGTGGAGGTTCCTGGAGACCTTGTTAGTACTGTATATGCCACTTCCCCAGATATAGCATTGACGGTGACCGAGGATTTGAGTCATGGAGATGATGGTGTCCTTTTGGCAGTTCCGAAGAAACGCACATCGATATCTAAAAAGCGTATCCGTAAAAACGTCTGGAAAAGAAAAGGATATCAGGCAGCACTGAAGGCTTATTCTTTAGCAAAATCTCTTTCTACCGGGAATTCAAGAAGTTTCTTTTATTCTAGAAACAA GCCTGTTTGTTCATCAAATCATGAGAAGCATTCAGTTTTGGACCTCTCTCTGCAAAGGTCTCCTCCTTGTAACTCTATTGTTACAATCAAGTACCGACTTTTCATCAACTTATCCAGCAGTATTACAAGCCTCAAATGTTGA